The sequence TGAATGCGACGGGCTGACCAGCTATCGCCAGCGACCGGCGTTGGTGGTTTTGCCGAAAACGACGGCGGAAGTGCAACATGCCATCAACATTTGCCGTAAGTACCATATCCCCTTTGTGCCCCGGGGGGCGGGAACGGGCTTGTCGGGGGGGGCACTGCCGGAGGAGGAGGCGGTGCTGATTGTCACGGCGATGATGCGGCAAATCCTGGCGGTGGATGTGCCCAACCGGCGGGTGGTGGTGCAACCGGGGGTGATTAACACTTGGGTGACCCAGGCGGTGAGTGGCAAGGGTTTTTACTATGCCCCTGACCCGTCGAGCCAGACCGTGTGTTCCGTCGGGGGGAATGTGGCGGAAAATTCCGGCGGGGTGCATTGCCTGAAGTACGGGGTGACCACGAACCATGTGCTGGGCTTGACCATGGTGACGGCTCTGGGGGAGGTGGTGGAACTGGGGGGCATGGTGCCGGAACTGCCCGGTTATGACCTGACCGGCGTGGTGGTGGGTTCGGAAGGCACCCTGGGGATTGTCACCGAAGTCACCCTGAATATCCTCAAAACCCCAGAAGTGGTGCAGGTATTGTGTGCGGATTTTGCTACGGTGGCGCAGGCGGGGGCGGCGGTGTCAGCGATTATTGCGGCGGGCATCATTCCCGGCGGTATGGAAATTATGGACAATTTAAGTATCAATGCGGTGGAAAATGTCGTCGCTACGGGCTGTTATCCCCGGGATGCGGGGGCAATTTTGCTGGTGGAGGTGGATGGCTTACCGGGGGAAGTAGCGGAGGCGATGGGGCAGGTGCAGGCGATATGTAAAACCCAGGGGGCACGGGGGATTCAGGTGGCGACCGACCCCCAGGAGCGGTACAAACTCTGGCAGGGGCGCAAGGCGGCTTTTGCGGCGATGGGCAAGATCAGCCGGGATTATTATGTGCAGGATGGGGTGGTGCCCCGCAGTCAACTGCCCCGGATTTTGCAGGAAATTGAGCGGTTGAGCCAGGCATCGGGCTATCGGATTGCCAATGTCTTTCATGCGGGGGATGGAAATTTGCATCCTTTGATTTTGTTTGATGAATCCGTGCCGGGAGCCTTGGAAGAAGTGGAGCATTTGGGGGGGGAAATTCTCAAACTTTGCATTCAGGCGGGGGGTAGCATTTCCGGGGAACATGGGGTGGGGGCGGAAAAACGTTGTTACATGAGTGATTTATTTTCCCCTACGGATTTGGAAACCATGCAGTTACTCCGGCGGGCATTTGACCCCGACCATTTAGCCAATCCCAGTAAAATATTTCCTACCCCCCGCACCTGTGGCGAACGGGCAGAGGCGGCGCAAAAATTCCCGCAATTGCAGGTCTATTAGGGTGGGTTAATCATGCTGATGGTTTCGTTGTGATTGAATTTTGAATAGCGGTCGCAGGGGGGCACCCCCGCCCTTGGTTCTGGAGGATTTCTGGATGCCTACGACACGCAAGCTGACGCTAATCCAATAGGACTGCTATATAAAATTCTTATTCACAATTCAGGTGAGATGACCATAACGCCCAATCGTGGCAGGTCATGACCAACCTACTGCCCCACCAGGGTTTTGCGGATCATTATTCACCAATCGAGTAAAATTTAGGATGTTTCCCCATACACGAAGCTCCTACTCCTCCCCACCGGCAGTGCAAGCGTCTCCAAGCTGGTGGGGGTCAAGAACTTGAACCAATCTGTTAATGTAAATACGGATGTGAGGAAGGAACGTTGTGGCGTGTCTCATCAAGGTCTGGGGCAAAGTAGTTGAGCCGCTGGGAGGGTCATCGTGTCTGGCCTAGCGTGGGTGACAACGATTTTGTTCGTTTTGTCCGCCCTGCTGGGAATTGTCGAGGCCACCGCCACCTGGTTGGGCTACCGTACCATCACCCGCCAACGCCTACGCCGCCAAGTCCAGGGTCGGGATAGCCAACTCCCCCGTTATTCGGTGATTGTGGTCGCCTATCTTCCCAATGAACAGGGAATTATTCTCGATACCCTCACCCATTTGTTGCAAACATTGCCCCGTCCCCAGGCGGGTTTGGAAATCATCCTGGCCTACAATCGCCCCCAGCCCTTGCCCATTGAGGGACAACTCCAGCATTTGGCCGCCCATTACCCGGAACTGAAACTGCTCCACGTGGAAGGCAGTCACTCCAAAGCCGAAAATCTGAATGCGGCTATTCATCTGGTGACCGGGGTGATGACCTTGATTTTGGATGCGGATTTGAAACCCGCTCCGGAGAGTATTCGCCGTGCCTGGCGCTGGTTAGCTGGGGGACAGTACGATGTCGTGCAAGGTCGGAATGTGATCCGCAACGCCCAAGATAATTTTTTGACCCGGGTGGTGGCGGTGGAATTTGAACATCTCTACGGGGTCAGCCATCCAGCTCGTTCCCTGTTGGCGGATTTGGGGATTTTTGGTGGCTCCAATGGCTACTGGCGCACCCACGTCCTGCAGGGCATCCGGTTTAACCCCCAAATGCTCACGGAAGATATTGATGCGACCTTGAAATTGCTCCTGCGGGGGTATCGCATCATTCACGACCGGGATGTGATTGCCACCGAATTGGCACCGGTAGATGGCGGGGCACTCTGGTCCCAACGCCGTCGCTGGGCACAGGGCTGGTTTCAGGTGGGGTTGAAATACACCTGGCCGATTATCCGCTCGGAACATCTGGGTTGGGGGCAAAAAATCTATTTACTTTGTATGTTCGTTTGCGGTATTGCTCTGCACTTTACCATTATCTATTACCCGGTCATTCTCTGCCATGAACTCGCCAGCCTCGATTCCCTGCCCGCCCCGGCACTCCAATGGTTTGGCTGGGTTACGGCTTTACTACTGGTCAGCGGCCCTTACCAAGTATTCGTGGCTCATCGGGGGCGCAGTCATGCTTCTCCTTGGACGGGCTGGGATTCCCTATTGTATTGCTTTGTCCTGCCAGCGTACTCGTTTTTCAAAAACATCGTCTGCTTGGTGGCTGTGTACTACCAACTGATTGGCCGCCGGGATTGGGTCGTCACCCGCCGGGGTTCCCTGTACAGCCATCTAAGCCGTTAAGAATCGTTACAATTAAACATAGATTCATGAGGCAGAGCCAATGGCACGGGATTTGCGGGGGTTTATCCAATTATTAGAAAAACGGGGGCAGTTGCGGCGGATTAAGGCGTTGGTTGACCCGGATTTAGAGTTAGCCGAAATTACCCAGCGGGTGTTGCAAAGTGGGGGGCCGGCGCTCTTATTTGAAAATGTCAAGGGTGCTACCATGCCGGTGGTGGTCAATCTGTTGGGAACTTTGGAGCGGGTCTGTTGGGCTCTGCACCTGGAGCACCCCCAGGAATTGGAAGCTTTAGGGCAAAAATTGGGGCAATTGCAACAGCCCAAACCCCCCAAAAGTCCAGGGGAATTGATTGAATTTGGCAAGTTACTCTTGGATGTGGTCAAAGCCAAACCGGGGATGAGTTTTTTCCCAGTCTGTCAGCAGGTGATTTATCAAAATGAACAGGTGGATTTAACCCAAATTCCCATGATTCGTCCCTATCCGGGGGATGCGGGGCGGGTGATTACCTTGGGATTAGTGATTACCAAAGATTGCGAAACCGGTACTCCCAATGTGGGCATTTATCGCCTGCAATTGCAGTCCCAAAATACCATGTCCGTGCATTGGTTATCGGTGCGGGGGGGTGCCAGACATTTACGCAAGTGTGCCCAGCGGGGGAAAAAGTTAGAAATTGCCATTGTTTTAGGGGTTGATCCCCTGTTAATTTTAGCGGCGGCTACGCCGATTCCGGTGGAATTATCCGAATGGTTATTTGCGGGTTTATATGGGGGAACAGGGGTAAATTTATCCCGCTGTAAAACCTTAGATTTAGAGGTTCCTGATAACGCCGAATTGGTTTTAGAAGGGACGATTACGCCGGGGGAAATGGTGCCGGATGGTCCGTTTGGCGACCACATGGGCTATTACGGGGCGGTGGAGGATTCCCCCTTAATTCGCTTTCACTGTGTAACCCATCGGAAAAACCCAATTTATGCCACCACCTTTAGCGGTCGTCCCCCCAAAGAAGAAGCGTTGATTGCCATTGCCTTGAATCGCATTTACACGCCCATTTTACGCAAACAAATCCCGGAAATTGTGGATTTTTTCCTACCGATGGAAGCCCTGAGTTATAAGGCGGCAATTATTGCCATTGATAAAGCCTATCCCGGTCAGGCACGGCGGGCGGCGTTAGCATTTTGGAGTGCATTACCCCAATTTACCTACACCAAATTTGTGATTGTGGTGGACAAGGAGATTAATATCCGTGACCCCCGCCAGGTGGTGTGGGCAATCAGTTCCAAAGTGGACCCACAACGGGATGTGTTTATCCTGCCGGATACCCCTTTTGATAGTTTGGATTTTGCCTGTCCCAAGGTGGGTTTGGGGAGTCGCATGGGGATTGATGCCACCACGAAAATGCCGCCGGAAACGGAGCAAATTTGGGGGGAACCCCTGACTTCTGACCCGGATGTAGCCGCCTTGGTGACCCGCCGCTGGGCAGAATATGGTTTGGCGGATTTGGCGTTGGGTACGGTTGATCCCCGCCTGTTTGGCTATGAGATTGACGGGGCACTGTAAATAAGGGATAATAGTAAGTTGCTGGTTAAGCGGAACTGGCGGAATTGGTAGACGCGCATGATTCAGGTTCATGTGCCGCAAGGCTTCCGAGTTCGAGTCTCGGGTTCCGCATCAATCTGATGATGTAATTCCTGGCACACAGGGGTTATCGGTGTGGCTTTGGTAGGTAATGTTTTAATGGGCACTTCTAAAAATGGGTCGCAGGGGCGTAGCCCCCGTATTTGGTTCTCAATAGTATGGGCATTCTAGCGACATAACCTTCAATGGGTACAAATAAATAGAGGTGCCCTAATGAGGGATAGAATTGCATAAGGATTTAGTAGCTTTCTAATTAATTAGCCATGAGTACCCCCGTTACCAGTGAAGACATTTACAAATTGTTTCAGAAATCGCAAGCAGAAGCTGACCGACGTTTTGCCAAAACTACACCACCTATGGGGCAGTAGCAGGGATTGAAATCAACGATGGCGTGGATACCTATGCCTACCGCCAGGGTTTGTTTGTGATTCGACCGTCCGGGGATACGGTGGCGATGGTCAATGATGCGAATTTCCAACCCACCGCTTGACAGCCAATCAACACATCCCCAATCATACCCCGCATACCCCCGGAATTTTTAACCTTCTGTTAACCTCAGTACAAATTGGTCTTAAAATTGAGGGGGTAGAGTCACAAACGTGAACGAAGCGTGTATAGTAGAGATATGGGTTCACCAAACTCAGTAGTTCAGGTGTGAGGTGTTGTGATGCGTAGTACATTGCTGAAAATTTTTCAAGTTGCCCCCGCCGCCTTCGGTGCAGTGGTGGCGTTTGGGGGAGTCGCCAGTGCCCAAGCGGTACCTGCCGCTGAGCCGGTCAATCCCACTCTCCAACGGTCGGAACAGTATTATGTCGGTCCTTCGATGATCAATCAGGCTCAGGTGACTTCGGTTTCTGAGTTTGTGGATGTGAAGCCGACGGACTGGGCGTTTTTGGCTCTGCAATCTTTGGTGGAGCGGTATGGCTGTATCGTCGGTTTGCCCACCAATCCCCCGACCTACCAGGGGCGCAGGGCGACCACCCGGTTTGAGTTTGCCGCCGGTTTGAATGCCTGTTTGGATCGGATTAATGAATTGATTGCCGCCGCTGTGGAACCCTTGGCGACCAAGGAAGATTTGCTGGTTTTGCAAAAACTGCAAGAGGAGTTCGCCGCTGAATTGTCCATCATCCGGGGGCGGGTGGATGCGCTGGAAGCCCGCACGGCTTTGTTGGAGCAACAGCAGTTCTCCACGGTGACGAAGCTCCGCAGTGAGGTGATTTTTGCGCCCTATGGGGTGGCGGATACGGGGGTGGCCTACAACCGGATTGAGAATGCTCTGTTGAGCGGGAACCGGCCTTTTACGGGTGCGTTGACTGCGTTTCCTCCGCCTCCGCCGGTTCGGGGTCGGGGTGATGTTGTGGCTTCTGGTGCTAACCCACGGGGACTCAAGGCAAGCACTGCGGATAAGCTGGCGTTTAGCTACCGGGCACGGTTGAACTTTGACACCAGCTTCACCGGCAATGACTTCCTGCGGGTGCGGTTGCAGGCGGCGGATATTGCCAACTTAGCGACGACGGCAACGGGTGCCAACGAGGCTCGTTTGAGTTTTGATACGTTTACTGGCGGCAATGTCACGTTGGATGAATTGTTTTACCGCTTCTCTTTTGATAAAGGTCGGGGAACGATTCAGATCAGTCCAGCCAGTCCTGGTATTGATGCTCAGTTTTTTAGTTACGCTCCTTTGGCTTCGGATGGCACGGCGGCCATTTCCCGCTTTGGTCGGTTCAATCCCCTGTTTTATCGGCCAGGAAATCCCGGCGGTTCATCCTTCTTTGTGAATTATCAATTCAATCCCATTTTTGCCGTTGGTGCCAGCTATCAAGCCACCAACCCCAATTCCGTAGCAGTAACAGGTGCGAAATCCAGTGCCTGGAACCCAGATTTGGGGTTATTCGGTTCCAATTACACCGCCAACTTTTTATTGGATGTGCAACCCCGGCGTGACTTCCGATTTGGGGTGGGTTTTGCTCAGGTGTACAACGAGCATGTGAATCGTGTTGGTGGCACTGACGCCGCTCGCATCAACCTAACTGGTAGTACGGGGACGGATTTTGCCGTGAACCCCTTCAACCCGGCGGGTACACCAACACCCCCGTTGGCTGGTATTACTCGCACTGCGGTGAATATGCAGACCGTGAACCTGATGTTCCAGTGGCGGGCGATTCCCCAGTTCACGCTGGCTGGTTGGTTCGGTTATGGCTGGGTACGGGGTGAATCGGATACTGAAGCACCACCGGGGTTCAAACAAGGCACCCGCAGGGCCAACCTGTTAACGGCCGCTCTACAATTCGCTTTCCCGGATGTATTTGGTCGTCGTGGGGATTTGGGAGGGGTGATTGTCGGGATTCCGCCTTATGTGACAGCGAGTGAGTGGAATGGGAATACTTTGGCAAGTGGTAACAACATTCCTGCAGGGGTTGCTGGTGCTCCGAATACGCAAGGACCTCGTAAGTTGAACCTGCGGGATACTTCGGTGCCAGTGCATTTGGAAGCCTTTTATCGTTTCCAGGTGAACAAATTCCTTTCTGTTACCCCCGGTGCCTTTGTGGTGTTCAACCCCAATGGTCAGTCCGAGAATGACCCCTTGGTAGTTTATACGATTCGGACGACATTTGCGTTCTAAACCCTCACCCCCTGCCCTGCTTCTGGGATAGGGAAGTAACCATGCAAAGCGGCTGGCTCTTAGGGGCTGGCCGTTTTGGTTTTGGGATTGTCATCCTGGAGATAATTGGTTTATGCCTACAGCGATCAGGCAATGCCCAAAGTCTCGGTAAATGACTACATTTTTTATAGCAGTCCGATTCGATTAACGTTAGCTTGCGTGCCGTAGGCATAAGGGCGGGGGTGCCCCCCTGCGACCGCTAACTTTGAATTGATAGAGGTACCCTTCCCACCGGACAGGGTCGGTGAAACTTATATATCTATTGCAAAGTCGGGTCAAAACCCAGTTAAAGTCTTACAATGGTAAAGCAAAAATCTGGGAGACACGGGGATGGAACGGCGGCAACGCCCACAGGCACCCAAAAAAGCCAAAATTATGATCACCTACTACGCCCTGAGCAGTGCCCCAGTGGAACAAATTTGGCAAAAACTCGCCAATCTAGCGGATTTGTCCTGGCATCCCTTGGTGACCCGTCCCCACGTTCCTTGGGGGTTACTGCCCAAACCCGGACTCCTGTACGATGCGGTGTCCCGGTTATTTCCCTTGCGGGTGCGGATTTTTGTCGAGCGGGTGCAACAGCAACAACTGCTGAGCGTGCGGGTATTCGCCCTGCCGGGGTTGGAGGAACGGGTGACCTACCAGGTGCAATCTACGGTCTGTGGCACCCAGATTTCCTATTCCATTACCCTCAAGGGCTGGCTGTCGCCCCTGGTGTGGTCAGTGATTCGCCCCCGTGCCGCCCAGGTTGCCCGCCAACTGGCTCAGGCCGCTGAGGGTCGCCTGGTCAACATGGATGGTATCTCGGTGATTTAAGTTAACGTACCGGGAAACACCTGGGCAAATTCCGCCAGCAAATCGTCCATCTCCTCCAGGGCTTGGGTCACATCAATCCGCAGGGTGCCCAACTCCGGCTGGGAAAGCAATTGCACCAGCACCTCCCGTTTGCTTTGAATGGCTTTGACCTTCTGTTGTAATTCCTGCTTGTCCATAATTCCTCCAGAACCGCCGCTTTCTGACTCTAGGGAATTTTCCGGCAATTGTCCAGATCACCCCTCGGTCAACCGAGCCGCCGTCGCCAAAATCGCCTCCCGATTAGCTAGTAATTGGGCGCAGGCATCCCAGGTGCCTTGGCAAAGGGCCTGTTGTACCCCCGTTTCCATCCGCACCGGCCAGGTTTGGTCAGCGGCTCTGAGGGTCAACTGGGCAATATCCAGGGTCAATTCCTCGGTCGGGTTCGCCGTCAGCCGGTCTTGTAACTGCGCCACCACCGCCGCCTCTGCTGTGACCACCGGCAATCCCAGGGCTAGGCAATTTCCAGCAAAAATTTCTGCAAAACTTTCGCCGATGATGGCACGGATGCCCCAACGGTAGATGGCTTGGGGAGCGTGTTCCCGACTGGAGCCACAGCCAAAATTGGCATTCACCACCAAAATTTTTGCCCCTTGGTACTGGGGTTGGTCAAAGGGATGCCCTCCCTGCGCCCGGTCATCGGCAAATACATGGGCACCCAAACCCTCAAAGGTCACACAGCGCAGAAATCGGGCTGGAATAATCCGATCTGTATCAATATCATTTCCCCGCAGGGGCAAACCCCGGCCTGTAATGCGTTGAATGGCGGTCATGGTCATGGGCGGAGAACTTTGACTATCAGTAATCTTAAGCAATCTTAGATGATTTATGCGCATCAGAATCACATGACGACATCCCCTGGGCGATGAGAACCAAAGCGACCCGTGAGTGTCTCAATATAAATTTTTTCACGGACAATTCCGGTGATACTGCGATATTCAAGCCAAAATTACGCCCCCGTGCCCCATTGGTTCAGCCACTCATCCAGCAATTGATTCACCTGCACTGGTTCCTCATCCTGGGGACAATGCCCAGCAGGTACCACCGCCCAACGGATGTGGGGAAATTGCTGCACCCATTTACGCCCCTGGCGCACCGGGATCAATCGGTCATGTTCTCCCCAAATCAACAGCACCGGGACACTCAAGGCCGCCAAGAGGGGAGCCACCCGTGGGGCATAACCAGGACGACTACTGGCCTGCGCCATGCGACAGAGGGTCAACCCAGCCCCCGGTTCCTGGGCAGGGCGGGCAAACATCTGTACTAATTCCGTATTCACCGCACTGGGGTCGTGATACACCTGGGAACGGCACACCCAGCGAATCACCCCCGGTTGACGCAGGATCGAGAAAAGGGGTAACGTCACCACCGGGATCAACAGCCGCTCCAGCCCCCCCACCCAGGCATTCACC comes from Synechococcus sp. C9 and encodes:
- a CDS encoding FAD-linked oxidase C-terminal domain-containing protein is translated as MVDWGQVAEEFARCLEPRRVVRRREELLVYECDGLTSYRQRPALVVLPKTTAEVQHAINICRKYHIPFVPRGAGTGLSGGALPEEEAVLIVTAMMRQILAVDVPNRRVVVQPGVINTWVTQAVSGKGFYYAPDPSSQTVCSVGGNVAENSGGVHCLKYGVTTNHVLGLTMVTALGEVVELGGMVPELPGYDLTGVVVGSEGTLGIVTEVTLNILKTPEVVQVLCADFATVAQAGAAVSAIIAAGIIPGGMEIMDNLSINAVENVVATGCYPRDAGAILLVEVDGLPGEVAEAMGQVQAICKTQGARGIQVATDPQERYKLWQGRKAAFAAMGKISRDYYVQDGVVPRSQLPRILQEIERLSQASGYRIANVFHAGDGNLHPLILFDESVPGALEEVEHLGGEILKLCIQAGGSISGEHGVGAEKRCYMSDLFSPTDLETMQLLRRAFDPDHLANPSKIFPTPRTCGERAEAAQKFPQLQVY
- a CDS encoding glycosyltransferase family 2 protein, which produces MSGLAWVTTILFVLSALLGIVEATATWLGYRTITRQRLRRQVQGRDSQLPRYSVIVVAYLPNEQGIILDTLTHLLQTLPRPQAGLEIILAYNRPQPLPIEGQLQHLAAHYPELKLLHVEGSHSKAENLNAAIHLVTGVMTLILDADLKPAPESIRRAWRWLAGGQYDVVQGRNVIRNAQDNFLTRVVAVEFEHLYGVSHPARSLLADLGIFGGSNGYWRTHVLQGIRFNPQMLTEDIDATLKLLLRGYRIIHDRDVIATELAPVDGGALWSQRRRWAQGWFQVGLKYTWPIIRSEHLGWGQKIYLLCMFVCGIALHFTIIYYPVILCHELASLDSLPAPALQWFGWVTALLLVSGPYQVFVAHRGRSHASPWTGWDSLLYCFVLPAYSFFKNIVCLVAVYYQLIGRRDWVVTRRGSLYSHLSR
- a CDS encoding UbiD family decarboxylase encodes the protein MARDLRGFIQLLEKRGQLRRIKALVDPDLELAEITQRVLQSGGPALLFENVKGATMPVVVNLLGTLERVCWALHLEHPQELEALGQKLGQLQQPKPPKSPGELIEFGKLLLDVVKAKPGMSFFPVCQQVIYQNEQVDLTQIPMIRPYPGDAGRVITLGLVITKDCETGTPNVGIYRLQLQSQNTMSVHWLSVRGGARHLRKCAQRGKKLEIAIVLGVDPLLILAAATPIPVELSEWLFAGLYGGTGVNLSRCKTLDLEVPDNAELVLEGTITPGEMVPDGPFGDHMGYYGAVEDSPLIRFHCVTHRKNPIYATTFSGRPPKEEALIAIALNRIYTPILRKQIPEIVDFFLPMEALSYKAAIIAIDKAYPGQARRAALAFWSALPQFTYTKFVIVVDKEINIRDPRQVVWAISSKVDPQRDVFILPDTPFDSLDFACPKVGLGSRMGIDATTKMPPETEQIWGEPLTSDPDVAALVTRRWAEYGLADLALGTVDPRLFGYEIDGAL
- a CDS encoding iron uptake porin, translating into MRSTLLKIFQVAPAAFGAVVAFGGVASAQAVPAAEPVNPTLQRSEQYYVGPSMINQAQVTSVSEFVDVKPTDWAFLALQSLVERYGCIVGLPTNPPTYQGRRATTRFEFAAGLNACLDRINELIAAAVEPLATKEDLLVLQKLQEEFAAELSIIRGRVDALEARTALLEQQQFSTVTKLRSEVIFAPYGVADTGVAYNRIENALLSGNRPFTGALTAFPPPPPVRGRGDVVASGANPRGLKASTADKLAFSYRARLNFDTSFTGNDFLRVRLQAADIANLATTATGANEARLSFDTFTGGNVTLDELFYRFSFDKGRGTIQISPASPGIDAQFFSYAPLASDGTAAISRFGRFNPLFYRPGNPGGSSFFVNYQFNPIFAVGASYQATNPNSVAVTGAKSSAWNPDLGLFGSNYTANFLLDVQPRRDFRFGVGFAQVYNEHVNRVGGTDAARINLTGSTGTDFAVNPFNPAGTPTPPLAGITRTAVNMQTVNLMFQWRAIPQFTLAGWFGYGWVRGESDTEAPPGFKQGTRRANLLTAALQFAFPDVFGRRGDLGGVIVGIPPYVTASEWNGNTLASGNNIPAGVAGAPNTQGPRKLNLRDTSVPVHLEAFYRFQVNKFLSVTPGAFVVFNPNGQSENDPLVVYTIRTTFAF
- a CDS encoding SRPBCC family protein; translated protein: MERRQRPQAPKKAKIMITYYALSSAPVEQIWQKLANLADLSWHPLVTRPHVPWGLLPKPGLLYDAVSRLFPLRVRIFVERVQQQQLLSVRVFALPGLEERVTYQVQSTVCGTQISYSITLKGWLSPLVWSVIRPRAAQVARQLAQAAEGRLVNMDGISVI
- the leuD gene encoding 3-isopropylmalate dehydratase small subunit codes for the protein MTAIQRITGRGLPLRGNDIDTDRIIPARFLRCVTFEGLGAHVFADDRAQGGHPFDQPQYQGAKILVVNANFGCGSSREHAPQAIYRWGIRAIIGESFAEIFAGNCLALGLPVVTAEAAVVAQLQDRLTANPTEELTLDIAQLTLRAADQTWPVRMETGVQQALCQGTWDACAQLLANREAILATAARLTEG
- a CDS encoding alpha/beta fold hydrolase, with the protein product MPVVNQQRYWFWRGYRVRYGYQGSQHQGVPLLLVHGFGAALEHWRYNAPVLGEHHPVYALDLLGFGDSQKAAAQYGVRLWVAQVYEFWRRFIGEPVCLVGHSLGALVSLTAAVAHPDMVRGLVLVSLPEGRPTLQPAWVNAWVGGLERLLIPVVTLPLFSILRQPGVIRWVCRSQVYHDPSAVNTELVQMFARPAQEPGAGLTLCRMAQASSRPGYAPRVAPLLAALSVPVLLIWGEHDRLIPVRQGRKWVQQFPHIRWAVVPAGHCPQDEEPVQVNQLLDEWLNQWGTGA